From a region of the Helianthus annuus cultivar XRQ/B chromosome 5, HanXRQr2.0-SUNRISE, whole genome shotgun sequence genome:
- the LOC110941103 gene encoding uncharacterized protein LOC110941103, whose translation MELAEASSPWLATGSNCWFSTFQLFIFPQQITRCYRPATNSKSPTYYHHPWRHTLSNICEDHKMWLILCGLMEREHVINMWKVNIGWSEDGCGWSLDPSGEYTVRSLKSQLEMVWFDDKGINFSWNNWIPAKVKDLIKGRKVLRDLRKSKKVVYCVV comes from the exons TAATTGTTGGTTTTCTACATTCCAACTCTTTATCTTCCCCCAACAAATAACAAGATGCTACCGTCCGGCAACCAACTCAAAGTCGCCGACGTACTACCACCATCCATGGCGACATACTCTAAGCAATATTTGTGAAG atcataagatGTGGTTGATCTTATGTGGGCTTATGGAAAGGGAGCATGTGATTAACATGTGGAAG GTAAATATTGGATGGAGTGAAGACGGGTGTGGGTGGTCGCTTGACCCGTCTGGGGAATATACAGTTCGTAGCCTAAAGTCACAACTAGAAATGGTTTGGTTCGATGACAAGGGGATAAACTTCTCTTGGAATAACTGGATCCCGGCTAAG GTCAAAGACCTCATAAAAGGGAGGAAAGTGCTCAGGGATTTGAGAAAGTCAAAAAAGGTGGTCTATTGTGTGGTATAA